The stretch of DNA ACAAAAATTGAAGCTGCTGGTGGTACAGTAGAGGTGATCTAATGTTTGAGACTCTTAAGAGTGTTTTCAAAGTAAAGGAAATGAGAAGAAAGCTTCTCTATCTGATCTGGATGATATTCGTGATCAGAATCGGATCCCAGCTTCCTGTACCGGGAGTCGACAGTGACTTCTTTAAGCAGTGGTTTGAATCTAATACCGGTGACGCATTCAATTTCTTTGATGCGTTCACCGGCGGTTCCTTTACTCAGATGTCAATTTTTGCATTGAACATCACACCTTACATTACTTCTTCCATTATCATTCAGCTTCTTACCATTGCCATTCCGGCACTGGAAGAGATGCAGCGTGACGGAGAAGAAGGAAGAAAAAAGCTTACAGCAATCACACGTTATGTAACGGTTGGTCTTGCTCTGTTTGAGTCTGTTGCCATGGCAATCGGATTCGGACGTCAGGGTATGATCCCGAACATGAACTTCCTTAAAGGAGTCGTAGTTGTTGCAAGTTTAACAGCGGGTTCCGCAATGCTTATGTGGTTGGGCGAGCGTATTACAGAGAAGGGCATTGGAAATGGTATTTCCATCGTCCTGACTATCAATATCGTGTCCAGGATCCCGAGTGATATGTCCCTTCTTTATGAGAACTTCGTCAAGGGCAAAACAATTGCAAAAGGAATGCTTGCAGCCTGCATCATTGCTGTGATTATTCTGTTTGTTGTAGTGCTCGTACTTATCCTCAACGGAGCAGAGAGAAGAATTCCGGTTCAGTATTCCAGAAAGATGGTTGGACGTAAAATGATGGGCGGTCAGTCCACAAACATCCCGCTCAAGGTAAATACTGCCGGCGTTATCCCGGTTATTTTTGCTTCTTCTATCATGTCTTTCCCGTCGATCATTGCTCAGTTCGCTGGCAAAGGAAACGGAACGGGCATCGGAAGTGAGATATTAAGAGGACTTTCCTCCAATAACTGGTGTAATCCAAGTCAGATCCAGTACAGCTGGGGTCTGATCGTGTATGTAGTACTTTGCGTATTTTTCGCATACTTCTATACATCAATTACCTTTAATCCGTTGGAAGTAGCCGATAATATCAAAAAGCAGGGCGGTTTTATCCCAGGCATCCGTCCGGGAAAACCGACTTCAGATTATTTGACTAAAATCCTGAATTATATTATATTTATAGGTGCAGTAGGTCTTGTTATCGTGGCCGTTATACCGTTCTTCTTCAACGGTGTGTTCGGTGCGGATGTTTCCTTCGGCGGTACATCTATCATCATCATCGTAGGTGTTATCCTGGAGACCGTTAAGCAGGTGGAATCTCAGCTGCTTGTGCGTAATTACAAAGGCTTCCTGAACTAATTGAAAATGAAGGTTGCGGTGCGAAAGTGTCGCAGCCTTGATTTGTAAACAGGACTGTCTGAAAATCAGGCAGAAAACAGGAAAATGGAGGGTATGCTATGAGAATTATTATGTTGGGTGCACCAGGGGCAGGTAAAGGTACTCAGGCTAAGAAAATTGCGGCGAAATATGGGATTCCGCACATCTCCACAGGAGATATTTTCCGTGCCAACATCAAAAACGGTACCGAGCTTGGAAACAAAGCAAAAACTTACATGGATCAGGGACTTCTTGTTCCGGATGAACTGACCTGCGACCTTGTTGTTGACAGAATCCAGCAGGATGACGCACGGGAAGGGTATGTTCTGGATGGTTTCCCGAGAACAATTCCGCAGGCAGAATGTCTGACAGAGGCTCTGAACAAACTTGGAAGCAAAATTGACTATGCGATTGATGTGGATGTGCCGGATGATAACATCGTGAAACGTATGGGCGGACGCCGTGCATGTGTGAAATGTGGTGCAACTTATCACGTTGTATTTGCAGCACCGAAGACAGAGGGTGTATGCGATACCTGTGGTGACAAGCTTGTACTCCGTGAAGATGACAAGCCGGAAACAGTCCAGAAGCGTCTGAATGTTTATCATGAGCAGACACAGCCATTGATTGACTATTACACCACACAGGGTGTTTTGAAGACGGTAGACGGAACCAGGGATCTGAATGAGGTATTCCAGGAGATCGTTGACATCTTAGGAGAATAAGAATGTCCGTAACAATTAAGACACAGCATGAAATTGAACTTATGAGAGAAGCAGGCCATCTTCTTGAGAAGGTGCATGACGGTTTGATCCCTTACATCAAACCGGGTGTCAGCACCAAAGAGATTGATAAGATCGGGGAAGAAATGATCCGGTCTATGGGCTGTATTCCGAACTTTCTGAACTACGGAGGTTTTCCGGCTTCTTTCTGCATCAGCCTGAATGATGAGGTTGTGCATGGAATTCCATCCGAGGAGAAGATCATCCAGGACGGGGATCTGGTTAAGATCGACGCCGGCCTGATTTATAAGGGCTACCATTCTGACGCAGCACGTACCTATGCGGTAGGTGAAGTATCCAAAGAAGCACAGCAGCTCATTAAAGTTACAAGAGAGTGCTTTTTTGAAGGACTGAAAATGGCAAAAGCAGGAAATCATTTAAATGATATTTCCAAAGCCATCGGAGCCCACGCAGCGAAATACCGTTACGGTATTGTACGTGACCTTGTAGGACATGGAATCGGAACTCATCTTCATGAGGATCCGCAGATTCCAAACTTCCCGCAGAAGCGCAGGGGCATCAAGCTCCTTCCGGGAATGACCCTGGCCGTCGAGCCCATGATCAACCTTGGTCGTGCGGACGTGGCATGGCTGGACGATGAGTGGACAGTAGTAACCATGGATGGTTCACTTTCCGCCCATTATGAAAACACGATTCTCATCACTGATGGGGAACCAGAGATTCTGACGCTTACGAATCTGTAAGCAGCAATTGTTGTTATGACATAGGAGGTAAAAAATGTCAAAAGCAGATGTGATCGAAGTAGAAGGCACTGTTCTGGAGAAACTGCCTAACGCGATGTTTAAAGTAGAACTGGAAAACAAACATGTGGTACTTGCACATATCAGTGGCAAGCTCCGTATGAATTTTATCCGTATTCTCCCGGGAGATAAAGTAACGATCGAACTTTCTCCGTATGATCTTTCCAAGGGAAGAATCATCTGGAGAGATAAATAAGAAATATTGTAAAAGATGACCTGGTGGCGTTAAGCTGCCGGGTCTTTTTTTGCCTTTTCTGCAGAAAAAGAATCTGAAGTGGAGTTTATTACTCACATTTATTTCACGCTTTAAACATAAAGGGAACAGATTTTGCTGATATACGTCGGGAATGATAGAGAACTATCATTCCCGGCGTTTTTTATGCTACAGGAAAATATTCTGTGATGTTCCGATAACATCAGGCAGGATTCTTTATTATAAGAACAGATGCCGCATCATCCGATTCCGCCAAGTACAATTCCAAGAATCAGAACCAGAAAACAAACAGGAACATAAATATATTTACACACCGGATAAAAATATTTCGTGAACGGTTTCTCACGTCCTTTGCTGACCTGATTTTCCACATAGCTCCGGCCGAAGATCCAGAAGAACATGATCCCTGCAAGTCCTGCGCCGAGAGGACAGATATAGATGGAAAGCACATCCATCCAGTCAGAAACAATGCCCTGGATCAGCAGAGAAGCTACAACGCCGATCATTGCGATCACCATGCAGGAAGGAGTCCGGCCAAGACCTGTTTTTTCCTGGACTGTGGCAATGGGTGCTTCATAAAGGTTCATAAGCGAGGTCATACCTGCAAGGAATACAGCTACGAAAAAGATGATGGCAATGATCCGTCCGCCGGGCATGGTTTTGATCAGGTGCGGCAGGTAGATGAACAAAAGTCCGGGACCGCCCTGGTCAAGCTTGGCTCCGGTGGTCGCCATGGCCGGAATGATCACAAGAGCTGCCAGCATGGCGGCAATGGTATCAAAAAGAGCCACTCTTGCAGCAGAAGCCGGGATATCCTCACTGTCCGGAAGATAGGAACCGTAGATCAGGGTTCCGTTTCCGGCCACAGACAGGGAGAAAAATGCCTGCCCCAGTGCAAAGATCCAGGTGGAAGGCTTGGCCAGAACTTCCGGCTCCACGCGGAAGATATAGCGGTATCCTGCGTTTGAGCCCGGCTGAAACGCAACATAGATGCCAAGGATCACAAACAGGATAAAGAAAACAGGCATCATGATCTTGTTGGCCTTTTCGATACCACTTCCAACGCCGTACATCAGGATAAACATGCAGATCACAAGAGCAGCCAGCTGCCAGAGATTATTTCCCCAGGCAGAGGCCATACCTCCGAATTGAGATCCAAAGGACTCAATATCCGCAGGTGCCAGGGTAGATCCTGTAAAGGCTCCGATCATATATCGGAAGATCCATCCCATAACAACTGTATAGCCGATAGCCATAGCCAGTGCTCCGATCACAGGGATCCATCCGAGCAGTTCGCCAGGCTTTCGCTTTCCGCGGGTTTCACAGGCCATGCCGAAGGCGTCAATGGGCCCGGAACGTGTCCCACGGCCAAAGCTCATCTCACCGATCACTCCGGTAAAGCTGATCAGTGCTACGAAAATAAAATACGGGATCAGGAACGATCCCCCTCCATACAGGGAAACTCTGGTGGGAAACATCCAGATATTTCCCATTCCAACCGCAGACCCGATGCAGGCCAGAATGAATCCCCAGCGGCTGTTAAAAGATTCTCGTTTTTTCATATAAATAAAATATCCTCTCTCCATTTGATCGTTTCAGTATAACATAATTCCGGGAAATAGGAAACTGCAGCATCTATACAGATTCAGGTATCTATACAGATCCAGGCGGATATTTGTGAGCCACATTTGTTGCTGGCTTATAACTGTATAGCTGCGAAGCAGTTATGAGCTGATCTCATCGGCGCAGGGCATTATCATAAAATCGAAAATGATCCGGTCTGTGCCGTGACTGAGTATACTCAAACATCACGCCATCACTGTTATAAGTCTGGCTGGACACCACAGCCACGCAGTTATAATCTTTTACATTCAGATGAAGATATTTTTCATCAATTTCCGTAACCTTTTCCACAGTCATGGCCCGTTTGCTGTTGACAATGGTCATATGAAGCTCCTGTTCCAGGTATTCATAGATAGAATGGCTGGCGATCTCGGCAGTAAGGCCGGGAACGGATTCCTTCAGAAAATAATTATGGTTGATGATCAGTGGGATATCTTCAAGGTAATGGATACGCTGAATATAATATACTTTTGCACCAGCGGGAAATCCTGTGTAAGCAGACTGCTTTTTGCTGATACAAAGTTCTGTAAAGAGAGCCACCTCTGTATGGGCATTCTGACCGTTCCTTGCAGCAGATTCCTTGAAGGTTTCGATCTCTCCGATGGTGAAAGCAGTCTGCTCGTTTGGACGGTAGATATTGCGGACACCTTTTCCCTGCATGGTCTGTACATAGCCGTCACTGACAAGAAGACGGACTGCACGGCGCAGGGTATTGCGGGAACAGCCGTAAGTCTGGATCAGAGTGTTTTCGGAAGGCAGAAGTTCCTGATAGGCAAAGGTGTTGTCCTCTATTTTCATTTTCAGATCTTTATAAATATCTTCGTAAATACTTCTGGGCATTTCAATTCTCCATTCATGTTCGGTCAAAAATATATAGAGGGGTTCATGATTTCTAAAATAATTATAAAAGATTTTCCCGGCAAGCGCAATGTAAATACCGGAAAATGTTTAAACAAGTTACAAAACATATTGATATGTTATGAAGACAGTATGGGAAATATAGATGAAATCAATTTGCGGCTATTCAAAACCATGATACTGGATTTCGAACGCATATAAGCTGTAAGCTGCGCGTAAACAAAAAAGGAAATGTGACAGTGTAAAAACAGATCACATTTCCCCTTCTTTTATCAAAACTAAAATAAAGTCAGGCCTCTTTTTTCTTATAAGAAAGCTTCCTGAAGCTGCTGCAGGCAGAAGCAGTGCTTCGGGTAACTGCCGGTGTATCAGCAGTATTCCGGTCTGCACTGACCAGCCATACAGCATAGAAGGCAGGAACCAGACAGAGCCATACGCCTGAGAGACCGCAGGTCATATACAGGATCAGAGACAGAGCTGCACCTGTATGGAAAGAAAGCAGCGTCATTCCGTAGAATTTTGCTTTATCGCACTGTGCGTTGTCCTTTTTCATAAGAAACTGTGTGACAGCTGTGGTGAACTGACGGAGATTGTTGGTGGAAAAGATCGTTGAGCTGTTATATCCGCCGGGAGCCTTGAAGGTACACCACTGGAAAGGCATTGCAAAGAACACCGGATAAAGAGCAACAACCGGAGACATTCCGGAAGGAAAGAATCCCAGGAGCAGGATCGCAAAGATATCGATGCCGATACTGATAAAACGAAGATCTGTGGAAAAATGCTCCGGGATCCAGACTGTAAGGATCACGGCAGTCATATATATAAGAAGTGCGCCTATACGCAGCAGCATATCCGAAAAATCCCTGCCTATGAGATCACGAACAACACCAAGAAGGTTGGCTGTCTGGGCATTGCCAAAAAGATCAGCTCTTGACACAATGGCATAAAGCCCCAGGTATCCACCGATAAAAGATAAGGTGTAATGTATCAGAAAACGATACTTCATTTCCGTATGCATATGTAAAGATTCCTTTCATTAAAATAGGCAGATTCCATATGTCTGCCGGACTTTGCCACCCATTATAATACAGCCTGTAAAAAAAATCAAAAATTTTTTAAATTTTTTCTTGCATTTCAGGAAAACAGGTGTTAGTATATATTTCAAGCGCGCAAATACTGTGTATGAGTGCGCCTGTGAAACTGCAGATATGAGACTAATTTACGGAAGGAGGATTTCCAGTGAAAGTAAGATCATCTGTAAAGCCGATCTGCGAGAAGTGCAAGGTCATTAAGAGAAAGGGATCCATCAGAATCATCTGTGAGAACCCGAAGCACAAACAGCGTCAGGGTTGATTTCCATATCGGAACTTCTTTGGAATGTTTGTGAAACGTGCGGCTGCAGTATGAAACACCCGGCAGGGTTGTTCTGCTGAACAGATAATAAGCATGTATTGCCTAATACCGAGAGGCAACAGCGGTTAAGATCCGCAATTTCGGAAAGGCTGTGATTCGCCAATTACAGCTGGGTGTTTTACCGAGGCACCCCAATTAGGAAACTAGAAAAGAAAGCGGCAGGTCGATATGTCCCATTTCACCTTGCGAGAGCAAGTGACATACGATATGCGGAACTTTCAGAAACAGAAAATGGAGGAAACAGTACATGGCTCGTATAGCTGGTGTAGACTTACCAAGAGAGAAACGTATTGAAATCGGTCTTACCTACATTTATGGAATTGGTAGACCAAGCGCAGACAAAATTCTTGCTAAAGCAGAGGTTAATCCTGACACACGTGTCAGAGATCTGACTGATGATGAGGTTAAGAGACTGAGCGCTGTTATTGATGAGACAATGACAGTAGAAGGTGATCTGAGAAGGGAAATCGCCCTTAACATCAAGAGACTGCAGGAGATTGGATGCTACAGAGGTATCCGTCATCGTAAAGGACTCCCGGTTCGTGGTCAGAAGACTAAGACAAATGCGAGAACTCGCAAGGGACCGAAGAGAACTGTTGCAAACAAGAAGAAATAATTTATAGATATAACTAATTAATTTCAATAAAAGGAAAGTGTAGGTTAGTTTTAAAATGGCAAAAGTTACAAAGAAAACGACAAAACGTCGTGTCAAGAAAAACGTTGAACACGGACAGGCACACATTCAGTCTTCCTTCAACAATACAATCGTCACACTGACAGATAACGAAGGAAACGCTCTTTCATGGGCAAGTGCCGGTGGTCTTGGATTTAAAGGTTCAAGGAAATCTACCCCTTATGCAGCACAGATGGCAGCAGAGACTGCAACAAAGGCTGCTTTAATTCATGGATTAAAAACAGTAGACGTTATGGTAAAAGGCCCGGGCTCAGGCCGTGAAGCTGCAATCCGTGCGCTTCAGGCATGCGGACTTGAAGTAACCAGCATTCGTGACGTAACTCCGGTTCCTCACAACGGATGCCGTCCACCAAAACGCAGAAGAGTCTAATTAGGAGGTAGTTGAAATGGCAGTAAATAGAGTACCTGTTCTGAAAAGATGCAGATCCCTTGGCCTGGATCCGATTTACTTAGGAATTGATAAGAAGTCCACAAGACAGTTAAAACGTGCAAACCGCAAGGTGTCTGAGTATGGTCTTCAGTTAAAAGAGAAACAGAAAGCAAAATTTATCTACGGAGTTCTTGAGAAACCTTTCCGTAATTACTACAAGAAAGCCGACAGAATGCAGGGCCAGACAGGTGAGAACCTTATGGTTATGCTTGAGAGCAGACTTGACAACATCGTTTTCCGTATGGGATTTGCCAGAACAAGAAGAGAGGCTCGTCAGATCGTAGATCACAAGCACGTACTTGTTAACGGAAAATCTGTAAATATTCCGTCTTACCTGTGCAAAGCAGGAGACACAATTGAGATCAGAGAGAAGAGCAAAGGTTCTGAGAGATATAAAGGAATCCTTGAGATCACTGGCGGAAGACTTGTTCCGGAGTGGATCGACGTTGATCAGGAGAACCTGAAGGGTGTAGTTAAAGAGCTTCCTACAAGAGAGCAGATCGATGTTCCTGTAAACGAGATGCTTATCGTCGAGCTGTATTCTAAATAATTAATAACTGTTTACTGTGTCTACAGTTATAAAAATTGGTAATACCCTCGAATGTTGATTAACCCAGAAGGAGGGAACCTTATAGTGTTTGATTTCAATAAACCAAAAATCGAAATTACCGAAATATCCGAAGATAAGAAGTTTGGAAGATTCGTTGTAGAGCCTCTGGAAAGAGGTTATGGTACTACCCTTGGCAATTCTTTAAGAAGAATTATGCTGTCCTCCCTTCCGGGAGCTGCAGTAAGCCAGGTGAAGATCGATGGTGTACTTCATGAATTCAGCTCTATTCCGGGCGTGAAGGAAGATGTGACCGAGATCATCATGAATCTGAAATCTCTTGCCATCAAGAATCACAGCAGTGACAATGAGCCGAAGACCGCATACATTGAGTGTGAGGGAAAAGGTGTTGTTACAGCAGCTGATATCCAGGCAGATCAGGATATTGAGATCATGAACCCGGATCAGGTGATCGCAACCCTGAACGGTGGAAAAGACTGCAGACTGGCCATGGAGCTTACCATTACCAAGGGACGTGGCTATATCAGTGCAGACAAAGGCAAAACCGATGACATGCCGATCGGTATGATCGCAGTGGATGCGATCTACACACCGGTAGACAGAGTCAACATGATCGTAGAGAATACACGAGTTGGTCAGGTAACTGACTTCGACAAGCTTACACTGGATGTATATACCAATGGAACACTTGATCCGGATGAGGCAGTCAGCCTTGCAGCGAAGGTTCTCAGCGAGCATTTAAGTCTGTTCATTGATCTTTCCGAGAATGCTAAGACCGCAGAGGTTATGATCGAGAAAGAAGACAATGAGAAGGAAAAGGTTCTGGAGATGAGCATTGATGAGCTTGAGCTCTCTGTTCGTTCCTACAACTGCCTTAAGAGAGCCGGTATCAATACGGTTGAAGAATTATGCAACAAGACTTCTGACGATATGATGAAGGTTCGTAATCTGGGCCGCAAATCCTTAGAGGAAGTACTTGCAAAACTCAAAGAGCTGGGACTTCAGCTCCAGCCTACCGAGGAATAATCCGGAAACAGAGTAATGAGTGGGGTGTCAGCAGCAGGGCAGTAAGACCGAACAAGCATGTCCTGGTGTCCCACAGATGGAGGATAATAAAATGGCAAAATATAGAAAATTAAGCAGAACATCTAACCAGAGAAAAGCACTTCTCAGAAATCAGGTTACAAACCTTCTTTATCACGGAAAGATCGTGACAACAGAAGCTAAGGCTAAAGAGATCCGTAAGATCGCTGAGGGACTTATTGCTATGGCTGTACGTGAGAAAGACAATTTCGAAACAGTTACAGTAACAGCTAAGGTTGCTCGTAAAGATGCTGACGGAAAACGTGTAAAAGAAGTTGTAGACGGTAAGAAGAAAACAGTTTACGACGAAGTTCAGAAAGAGATCAAGAAAGATGCTTCTTCCAGACTTCATGCACGTCGTGAGATGATGAAAGTTTTCTATCCTGTAACAGATGTTCCTGCTAAGGGCGCTGGCAGAAAGAAAAACACAAAAGAAGTTGACATGGTTGACAAGATGTTCAGCGAGATCGCTCCGAAATACGCAGATCGTAACGGTGGTTACACAAGAATCGTTAAGATCGGACAGCGTAAGGGCGATGCAGCTATGGAAGTTCTTATCGAGCTTGTATAATTTACTTCTGACCGATTTAAAGGACATTTGCAGAAATGCAAATGTCCTTTTTTTATATTCCAAAAAGTTTGAAAAAATGCATAAATGGTGGATTTTCGACCATAAATTACATGAAGATACCATAATTTGAATAACAAATCATGGTATAATATATAGAACAAAAGGTAACAATGATGGAGTAAAAGGGGATACATATATATGACGATGATGACCATTGCCATTTGTGACGACATGCAGGTGGATGCAAGAAGACTTCACAAACAGCTTGAGCGGATCGTTCCAGGGTCAGAAATTCGGATATTTAAAAGCGGCGAGCTTTTACTGGAAGAATTGGAAAAGAAAAGGAAACCTTATGATGCAATCTTTGTGAACATTGATTCAAAGAAAGTAGACGGACTGGAAACAATACGGAAGATACGGGAAAAAGAAATGTCAATGGCAGTGCTTTTTATGAGCAGAAGCGATGAATATTACAGAGAGGCTTTTGACCTGTTTGCATATAACTATTTACTGAAACCTGTAACCGAAGAAACTTTGGAATATGTAATGAAACCACTGAAGAAGCTACTTTGCAACGGAAGTGATGATCGGGTGATCCATTTTCAGTATCGCGCCCGTGTGTATACGGTGCGGTACAGTCAGGTGAGTTATATTACCAGCAGTCTTCATATCGTGAATTTCCATAAGACAGACGGAAGCATACTTCAGTGCCGAGGTAAGTTGAAAGATTTTGAAAAACAGCTTGATGACAGTACATTTTTGCGGTGTCATCAGAGTTTTATAGTAAATATGGAACGGGTCACAGGAGCTGAAAATGACAGCTTTCATATTGGCGAGCATGTAATACCGATCTCTCGATCCTATAACCGGAATGCACACGAGAAATATGATGAATATCTGAGACTTCAGCAGGAATATGACGAGGAAGAAGAGGATTAACTTGATTATTATCCTTTTTTAGCGTACAATCGGTAATGTACGAAATACGACTACACGTATGCGAAAGGATGATAAACATGGTCGGTGGGACTTTTGGTATTACCGGACAGAAACAATATAGGAATGATTTGGGACAGTTTCCCGGATATGATAAATTTGCAGAAGATAAAAAGGAAAGCAGAGAGGAACTGTTTTCCTTTACGTCTTGTGCATTTTTTTGTTGCCTGAGATGATGCGACGTTTTATACTGACATTGGAAATACTGTTTGTATCGCTTTTTCTTCTGGGAGGAAATTTTCCGGAAACAGAAGCTGCCCGGAATACATCAGGAGGATTTAGCTGGAAGGACCACAGGACCATTGCACATGCTCTGGGAGGTATGGACGGAAAGGATTACCTGAATTCCAGAGAGGGATTTCTGTTCATGTATGAACAGGGAGTACGTCTTTTTGAATTGGATCTTTCCAGGACATCAGATGGAGTATGGGTCTGCAGGCATAACTGGAACGATTCCATGGGACAGTGGGATGGCAACGGAAAAAAAGTCCTTACAGAAAAGGAATTCAGACAAAGTAAAATATATGGGAAATACACCCCCATGACACTGGAGGATTTTTTTCTTCTTCTGAAAGATTATCCGGATGCATATGTGCTGATCGATTCCAAACAGTATTCTCTTCGCAATTATCAGAGAACGCTGGAGGATTACAGTGATTATGTGGAAATCGCCAGGAATGCAGGTGCCGGTGAGACGCTGGATCAGATCATTCCGGAAATCTACAATGAAGCAATGTTTCCCGGGACGGCCATGATCTATTCCTTTCCTTCCTATGTATACTCACTGTGGCAGGAGTATTCTGTGGAAGAGCTGGAGCATATTGCATCCTTCTGTAAAGAAAAGGGAATTCCGGCAGCAACAGTATACTGGGAGTACTGGTCAGAAGAAACGGAGAAGATCTTCGAAAAAAATGGGATCAGTCTGTATGTTTATACGGTCAATGACCGTGACCAGGCCAGAAGGTATATTTCACAGGGCGCAGAAGGAATCTGTACCGATTTCCTGACAGCGGAAGATCTGTGGTAAGAGAAATAAAAACAAAGGAATCAGAAGATTATGAAAATAAGAACAACTATTGCTGTGATGGCAGCAAAGATCACAGGACATGTCTGTAAGCTTATGGGCC from Blautia sp. SC05B48 encodes:
- the secY gene encoding preprotein translocase subunit SecY, with protein sequence MFETLKSVFKVKEMRRKLLYLIWMIFVIRIGSQLPVPGVDSDFFKQWFESNTGDAFNFFDAFTGGSFTQMSIFALNITPYITSSIIIQLLTIAIPALEEMQRDGEEGRKKLTAITRYVTVGLALFESVAMAIGFGRQGMIPNMNFLKGVVVVASLTAGSAMLMWLGERITEKGIGNGISIVLTINIVSRIPSDMSLLYENFVKGKTIAKGMLAACIIAVIILFVVVLVLILNGAERRIPVQYSRKMVGRKMMGGQSTNIPLKVNTAGVIPVIFASSIMSFPSIIAQFAGKGNGTGIGSEILRGLSSNNWCNPSQIQYSWGLIVYVVLCVFFAYFYTSITFNPLEVADNIKKQGGFIPGIRPGKPTSDYLTKILNYIIFIGAVGLVIVAVIPFFFNGVFGADVSFGGTSIIIIVGVILETVKQVESQLLVRNYKGFLN
- a CDS encoding adenylate kinase; the encoded protein is MRIIMLGAPGAGKGTQAKKIAAKYGIPHISTGDIFRANIKNGTELGNKAKTYMDQGLLVPDELTCDLVVDRIQQDDAREGYVLDGFPRTIPQAECLTEALNKLGSKIDYAIDVDVPDDNIVKRMGGRRACVKCGATYHVVFAAPKTEGVCDTCGDKLVLREDDKPETVQKRLNVYHEQTQPLIDYYTTQGVLKTVDGTRDLNEVFQEIVDILGE
- the map gene encoding type I methionyl aminopeptidase, which codes for MSVTIKTQHEIELMREAGHLLEKVHDGLIPYIKPGVSTKEIDKIGEEMIRSMGCIPNFLNYGGFPASFCISLNDEVVHGIPSEEKIIQDGDLVKIDAGLIYKGYHSDAARTYAVGEVSKEAQQLIKVTRECFFEGLKMAKAGNHLNDISKAIGAHAAKYRYGIVRDLVGHGIGTHLHEDPQIPNFPQKRRGIKLLPGMTLAVEPMINLGRADVAWLDDEWTVVTMDGSLSAHYENTILITDGEPEILTLTNL
- the infA gene encoding translation initiation factor IF-1 encodes the protein MSKADVIEVEGTVLEKLPNAMFKVELENKHVVLAHISGKLRMNFIRILPGDKVTIELSPYDLSKGRIIWRDK
- a CDS encoding sodium-dependent transporter, translating into MKKRESFNSRWGFILACIGSAVGMGNIWMFPTRVSLYGGGSFLIPYFIFVALISFTGVIGEMSFGRGTRSGPIDAFGMACETRGKRKPGELLGWIPVIGALAMAIGYTVVMGWIFRYMIGAFTGSTLAPADIESFGSQFGGMASAWGNNLWQLAALVICMFILMYGVGSGIEKANKIMMPVFFILFVILGIYVAFQPGSNAGYRYIFRVEPEVLAKPSTWIFALGQAFFSLSVAGNGTLIYGSYLPDSEDIPASAARVALFDTIAAMLAALVIIPAMATTGAKLDQGGPGLLFIYLPHLIKTMPGGRIIAIIFFVAVFLAGMTSLMNLYEAPIATVQEKTGLGRTPSCMVIAMIGVVASLLIQGIVSDWMDVLSIYICPLGAGLAGIMFFWIFGRSYVENQVSKGREKPFTKYFYPVCKYIYVPVCFLVLILGIVLGGIG
- a CDS encoding UTRA domain-containing protein, with the translated sequence MPRSIYEDIYKDLKMKIEDNTFAYQELLPSENTLIQTYGCSRNTLRRAVRLLVSDGYVQTMQGKGVRNIYRPNEQTAFTIGEIETFKESAARNGQNAHTEVALFTELCISKKQSAYTGFPAGAKVYYIQRIHYLEDIPLIINHNYFLKESVPGLTAEIASHSIYEYLEQELHMTIVNSKRAMTVEKVTEIDEKYLHLNVKDYNCVAVVSSQTYNSDGVMFEYTQSRHRPDHFRFYDNALRR
- a CDS encoding YoaK family protein; the encoded protein is MHTEMKYRFLIHYTLSFIGGYLGLYAIVSRADLFGNAQTANLLGVVRDLIGRDFSDMLLRIGALLIYMTAVILTVWIPEHFSTDLRFISIGIDIFAILLLGFFPSGMSPVVALYPVFFAMPFQWCTFKAPGGYNSSTIFSTNNLRQFTTAVTQFLMKKDNAQCDKAKFYGMTLLSFHTGAALSLILYMTCGLSGVWLCLVPAFYAVWLVSADRNTADTPAVTRSTASACSSFRKLSYKKKEA
- the rpmJ gene encoding 50S ribosomal protein L36, with protein sequence MKVRSSVKPICEKCKVIKRKGSIRIICENPKHKQRQG
- the rpsM gene encoding 30S ribosomal protein S13; this translates as MARIAGVDLPREKRIEIGLTYIYGIGRPSADKILAKAEVNPDTRVRDLTDDEVKRLSAVIDETMTVEGDLRREIALNIKRLQEIGCYRGIRHRKGLPVRGQKTKTNARTRKGPKRTVANKKK
- the rpsK gene encoding 30S ribosomal protein S11, giving the protein MAKVTKKTTKRRVKKNVEHGQAHIQSSFNNTIVTLTDNEGNALSWASAGGLGFKGSRKSTPYAAQMAAETATKAALIHGLKTVDVMVKGPGSGREAAIRALQACGLEVTSIRDVTPVPHNGCRPPKRRRV
- the rpsD gene encoding 30S ribosomal protein S4; its protein translation is MAVNRVPVLKRCRSLGLDPIYLGIDKKSTRQLKRANRKVSEYGLQLKEKQKAKFIYGVLEKPFRNYYKKADRMQGQTGENLMVMLESRLDNIVFRMGFARTRREARQIVDHKHVLVNGKSVNIPSYLCKAGDTIEIREKSKGSERYKGILEITGGRLVPEWIDVDQENLKGVVKELPTREQIDVPVNEMLIVELYSK
- a CDS encoding DNA-directed RNA polymerase subunit alpha, which codes for MFDFNKPKIEITEISEDKKFGRFVVEPLERGYGTTLGNSLRRIMLSSLPGAAVSQVKIDGVLHEFSSIPGVKEDVTEIIMNLKSLAIKNHSSDNEPKTAYIECEGKGVVTAADIQADQDIEIMNPDQVIATLNGGKDCRLAMELTITKGRGYISADKGKTDDMPIGMIAVDAIYTPVDRVNMIVENTRVGQVTDFDKLTLDVYTNGTLDPDEAVSLAAKVLSEHLSLFIDLSENAKTAEVMIEKEDNEKEKVLEMSIDELELSVRSYNCLKRAGINTVEELCNKTSDDMMKVRNLGRKSLEEVLAKLKELGLQLQPTEE